One Roseimaritima multifibrata DNA window includes the following coding sequences:
- a CDS encoding methyltransferase, whose translation MNDLRLNNLPQSDPANVLRFRDRQYAADLIGAAIIEFDFFSWLQDNPRSSLSVICEHFDWHARPADVLLTLCRASGFITSEEICDGNYRADDSGLSSLSIVGQEHLTSTSPWFLGPYYQPIADSKILKDFASILRTGKPANWQAKSDGADWHESMKDPQFARSFTGLMNCRGLALGQHLAKSLIPKLSESKHLLDVAGGSGIYSATMVAHNPHLRATVWEQAPVDAIVRSEIERYGLSEKVSIFSGDMFSNDWQTSLSNAPAMDVVLMSNVLHDWDWPEAQSLINKAYALLPPKGTLVIHDAIINAEKAGPLAVAEYSALLMNITQGKCYSVGEYNSMLANAGFQPAEFQSTIADRGFMTAIK comes from the coding sequence TTGAACGACCTACGACTGAACAATCTTCCCCAAAGTGATCCGGCAAATGTACTGCGATTCCGTGATCGGCAATATGCTGCGGACTTGATTGGTGCGGCAATTATTGAATTCGATTTCTTTTCTTGGCTGCAGGACAACCCGCGAAGTTCGCTCTCCGTGATTTGCGAACACTTCGATTGGCACGCACGCCCCGCCGATGTGCTGCTGACGCTTTGCAGAGCGAGCGGATTCATCACGTCCGAAGAGATTTGCGACGGCAACTACCGAGCAGACGATTCGGGGCTTTCTTCACTTTCAATCGTCGGTCAAGAACACCTGACTAGCACCAGCCCTTGGTTCCTCGGACCGTACTATCAACCGATCGCAGATTCCAAAATCCTGAAAGATTTCGCCTCAATCCTTCGTACTGGAAAACCTGCAAACTGGCAGGCGAAGTCCGACGGTGCTGACTGGCATGAATCGATGAAGGACCCGCAATTCGCTCGTAGCTTTACTGGGCTAATGAACTGTCGCGGATTGGCACTCGGACAGCATCTGGCAAAGTCTCTTATACCGAAACTGAGCGAATCAAAACACTTGCTCGATGTAGCGGGTGGGTCGGGAATCTATTCCGCGACAATGGTCGCTCATAATCCACACCTCCGAGCGACCGTTTGGGAACAGGCACCCGTCGACGCAATCGTGCGTAGCGAGATTGAACGATACGGACTGAGCGAAAAAGTTTCCATCTTCAGTGGCGACATGTTTTCGAATGACTGGCAGACCAGCCTAAGCAACGCTCCCGCCATGGACGTCGTCTTAATGTCGAATGTCTTACATGACTGGGATTGGCCAGAAGCCCAATCCTTAATCAACAAAGCGTACGCCCTGCTACCGCCCAAAGGAACGCTAGTCATCCACGATGCCATCATCAATGCAGAAAAAGCAGGCCCTCTAGCAGTCGCTGAGTATTCCGCTTTGTTGATGAACATTACGCAAGGTAAATGCTATTCGGTCGGCGAGTACAATTCGATGTTAGCGAATGCCGGATTCCAACCCGCTGAATTCCAATCAACCATCGCGGACCGCGGTTTCATGACCGCGATCAAATAA
- a CDS encoding TlpA disulfide reductase family protein, with the protein MSKFSRPFQLLSAICVVPLLTLSSAVLAADGPTMTIGSKAPAIDIEHWVSDGKGQFPHTTKLESGKVYIVEFWATWCGPCIAAMPHLSETQQKYADQGVQLISVSREPLETVETFLEKPVRNEEDKTYRELTSTYSLTCDPDRSTFEDYFQAAGQTGIPCAFIVGKSGLIEWIGHPMRMEEPLEQVLADKWDREAFGVEFAAAQKKKWLQAELSRNFRTALNLANAGKSDEAIKIFDTLIANEEYEAQHGRLKQARAGILITTAGEDAEPLMTQYIADHGDDASALAAISRDVLTAKLQRKELPDSVFALAAEAANKAVESNPNELGFLYLLAQWQKANGETEQAIKTTETAIELATKQNSRLAGMLTQFLATLKPKQETPAKESEPAEEK; encoded by the coding sequence ATGTCAAAATTCTCTCGACCATTCCAACTATTGTCAGCCATATGCGTGGTTCCGCTGCTGACTCTGTCTAGTGCTGTCCTCGCCGCCGATGGACCGACAATGACCATCGGATCAAAGGCCCCCGCAATTGACATCGAGCATTGGGTCAGCGACGGCAAGGGCCAATTTCCCCACACCACCAAACTAGAATCCGGCAAAGTCTATATCGTCGAATTTTGGGCGACCTGGTGCGGTCCCTGCATCGCAGCGATGCCTCACCTAAGCGAGACGCAGCAGAAGTATGCCGATCAAGGCGTCCAACTAATTAGTGTCTCTCGTGAACCGCTAGAAACAGTCGAGACTTTTCTCGAGAAACCGGTCCGCAATGAAGAGGACAAAACCTACCGAGAATTAACCAGCACCTACTCTTTAACCTGTGACCCAGATCGCTCGACATTTGAAGATTATTTCCAAGCTGCTGGCCAGACAGGCATCCCCTGTGCATTCATTGTAGGAAAGTCGGGATTGATCGAGTGGATCGGACACCCAATGCGCATGGAAGAGCCTCTTGAGCAAGTCCTAGCAGACAAGTGGGACCGCGAAGCTTTTGGAGTCGAATTCGCGGCAGCACAAAAGAAGAAATGGTTGCAAGCGGAGCTCTCTCGCAATTTCCGGACGGCGCTCAATTTGGCAAATGCAGGCAAGAGCGATGAGGCAATCAAAATCTTTGATACCCTGATTGCGAACGAAGAATATGAAGCCCAGCACGGTCGCCTTAAACAAGCCCGCGCCGGAATCCTGATCACCACAGCCGGCGAAGATGCTGAGCCTCTAATGACTCAATACATTGCCGACCATGGTGACGATGCCAGCGCCTTAGCCGCGATTTCTCGGGATGTTCTCACAGCAAAGCTACAACGCAAAGAACTACCCGATTCAGTTTTCGCCCTCGCCGCCGAAGCTGCCAACAAAGCTGTGGAATCGAACCCCAATGAACTAGGGTTTCTATACCTGTTAGCCCAGTGGCAAAAAGCGAATGGTGAGACGGAGCAGGCTATTAAAACCACTGAAACGGCTATTGAATTGGCAACAAAGCAGAACAGTCGCTTGGCGGGAATGTTGACACAATTCCTTGCAACACTAAAGCCGAAACAAGAAACGCCTGCGAAGGAGAGTGAACCGGCCGAAGAGAAATAG
- a CDS encoding low molecular weight phosphatase family protein, with the protein MNVGKPIDLYPSLSEFIAKRESEFDQIPDSRKRELKQLAGYVRDCLNAGKEADLTFVCTHNSRRSHLTQIWAKVAADALGLNVVRTFSGGTEATAMNTRVVDSLRRSGFLVTTDSAGSRDPGNPDYHVGYSDQVEPLSCFSKVYDSPPNPTEGYCAVMTCSSADQACPVVPGCELRLPIRYEDPKVADDTPQEAEVYDARSEQICREMFFAMKQV; encoded by the coding sequence ATGAACGTTGGAAAGCCCATCGATCTGTACCCAAGTCTTTCCGAGTTCATTGCTAAGCGAGAATCGGAATTCGATCAGATACCCGATTCAAGAAAAAGGGAATTGAAGCAACTTGCTGGTTATGTGCGAGATTGCTTGAACGCCGGGAAGGAGGCGGACTTAACGTTTGTTTGCACTCATAATTCTAGACGAAGCCATTTAACGCAAATCTGGGCCAAGGTCGCCGCGGATGCTTTGGGGCTAAACGTAGTGCGGACTTTTTCAGGTGGAACGGAAGCGACCGCAATGAATACGCGAGTCGTCGATTCACTTCGTCGCAGTGGTTTCCTCGTTACGACGGATTCTGCGGGGTCTAGAGATCCAGGAAACCCTGACTATCACGTCGGGTACTCCGATCAGGTAGAACCGCTCAGCTGTTTTTCGAAGGTTTATGATTCGCCGCCCAATCCCACTGAGGGGTACTGTGCGGTCATGACCTGTTCGAGTGCGGATCAAGCTTGTCCGGTGGTGCCGGGGTGCGAGCTGCGATTGCCGATTCGCTACGAAGATCCCAAGGTTGCCGACGATACACCTCAGGAAGCCGAAGTGTATGACGCGCGATCTGAGCAGATTTGCAGAGAGATGTTTTTCGCAATGAAGCAGGTCTAA
- the arsA gene encoding arsenical pump-driving ATPase, whose amino-acid sequence MKFLNKPTRNLFFTGKGGVGKTSMACAAAIALADRGSRVLLVSTDPASNLDEVLATELTNHPTGVESVSNLWAMNIDPELAASEYRERMVGPYRGVLPEAAVQSMEEQFSGSCTLEIAAFDEFAKLLGDASATSQFDHIVFDTAPTGHTLRLLTLPSAWSGFMDDNTSGTSCLGPLAGLQAQQAIYKQTVQSLGDAERTTLVLVTRPDLAAFREAERTSRELSELGVRQQHLIVNGVFAAEGASDPIADAMQSRCEQAINDMPTGLATLPQSTVALAPQGLVGVDALRWIGTGQSIAVQAKATNNERENLENILSQATPLQKLVDDIANQKHGVILTMGKGGVGKTTIAAAVAVSLAEKGLKVHLSTTDPAAHIAAAIASDTLEGMSVSRIDPQQEVRKYRDEVMKSAGAELDSQGRALLEEDLRSPCTEEIAVFRAFADAVAEGEDGFVVLDTAPTGHTVLLLDSALSYHREVTRQSSQMPESVEKLLPRLRDPNFTHVLVVTLPESTPVHEAEQLQKDLRRAEIEPYGWVINQSLVPLQVTDSVLLCRQHNELPFIEEVLTKHAKQTVVVPWQAEPPIGVTGLRNLVANSNGNTLTTLKGVCS is encoded by the coding sequence ATGAAGTTTTTGAACAAGCCCACTCGCAATCTGTTTTTTACAGGTAAGGGAGGAGTCGGGAAAACCTCAATGGCCTGTGCCGCTGCGATCGCTTTGGCAGACCGAGGATCCCGCGTATTGTTGGTCTCGACCGATCCAGCATCGAATCTGGATGAAGTCCTTGCTACCGAGTTGACAAATCATCCTACGGGCGTGGAGTCCGTTTCTAATCTTTGGGCGATGAATATCGATCCTGAATTAGCTGCCAGTGAATATCGGGAACGCATGGTGGGACCCTATCGCGGCGTCCTTCCTGAGGCCGCCGTTCAAAGCATGGAAGAGCAGTTTTCGGGTTCTTGCACTTTGGAAATTGCAGCCTTTGATGAATTTGCAAAGTTGCTTGGTGATGCGTCGGCGACCTCGCAGTTTGATCATATCGTTTTCGATACCGCGCCCACCGGGCATACGTTACGTCTGCTAACGTTACCGTCCGCATGGTCTGGTTTCATGGATGACAATACGTCGGGCACTTCCTGCTTGGGGCCATTGGCGGGGCTACAGGCTCAGCAGGCGATTTACAAACAGACCGTGCAGTCGCTTGGCGACGCGGAAAGAACCACGCTAGTTCTTGTAACACGCCCCGACCTTGCGGCGTTTCGTGAAGCGGAACGCACTAGCCGGGAACTGAGCGAACTTGGAGTCCGGCAGCAACACCTAATTGTCAATGGTGTCTTTGCCGCAGAGGGAGCATCGGATCCGATTGCCGACGCGATGCAGTCACGCTGCGAGCAAGCGATTAACGATATGCCTACAGGGCTAGCAACGTTGCCACAAAGTACCGTTGCACTCGCCCCGCAGGGGTTGGTCGGTGTGGATGCCTTGCGGTGGATTGGCACCGGTCAGTCGATCGCAGTTCAGGCAAAAGCAACCAATAATGAACGAGAGAACCTGGAGAACATTCTCTCTCAAGCAACTCCACTGCAGAAGCTTGTTGACGATATCGCCAATCAGAAGCATGGTGTTATTTTGACAATGGGAAAAGGTGGAGTTGGCAAGACAACCATTGCCGCTGCGGTGGCTGTCTCTTTAGCTGAAAAAGGTTTGAAGGTGCATCTCTCGACCACCGATCCTGCGGCTCATATTGCGGCAGCGATCGCCAGTGACACGCTGGAAGGGATGTCGGTCAGTCGGATCGATCCGCAGCAGGAGGTTCGGAAGTACCGCGATGAAGTGATGAAGTCGGCTGGTGCGGAACTGGATTCGCAGGGTAGGGCACTACTGGAGGAAGATCTGCGTTCGCCTTGTACCGAAGAGATCGCTGTGTTCCGGGCATTCGCAGATGCGGTCGCCGAGGGTGAAGATGGGTTTGTTGTATTAGATACCGCACCGACCGGTCACACGGTTCTACTGCTCGATTCGGCTTTGAGCTACCACCGTGAAGTGACGCGTCAGAGCAGCCAAATGCCTGAGTCTGTGGAAAAGTTGCTACCGCGGTTGCGTGACCCTAATTTTACTCACGTGTTGGTTGTCACGCTGCCGGAATCAACGCCGGTTCATGAAGCCGAGCAATTGCAGAAGGATCTTCGTCGCGCTGAGATCGAACCTTACGGATGGGTGATCAATCAATCCCTAGTTCCCTTGCAGGTCACCGATTCGGTTCTGCTGTGCCGGCAGCACAACGAGCTTCCCTTTATCGAAGAAGTGTTGACGAAGCATGCGAAGCAAACGGTGGTGGTCCCTTGGCAGGCAGAACCGCCGATTGGAGTCACAGGGCTTCGAAATCTGGTTGCGAATTCCAATGGAAATACTTTAACAACATTAAAAGGAGTTTGTTCATGA